From the Bacillota bacterium genome, the window GCTGGAGGCGTTCGTCGATCTCCTCAAGAGGCGGCGTGTCATGAAGGCTGCGGGCCGGACCGAAGAGGGGGTCACCCCGCTGTGAGCCTGTACCTCGGGATCGACGTGGGTTCGGTTAGCACTGACGTTGCGCTCATAGACCCGCGGAACGGGCTGGTAGCGGGGGCGTACCTGATGACCCGCGGCCAGCCGATCCGCGTGGTGCAGGAGGCCCTCGACGAGATCGCCGCAGCGGCCACGGTTCCGCACGAAATATCCGGCGTGGGGACCACCGGGAGTGGCAGGCACCTCGCGGCTGCCATAGTGGGGGCGGACGCGGTGAAGAACGAGATCACGGCTCACGCCGTGGCGGCGCTCGCTCGCGTGCCCGACGCGAGGACGGTAATAGAGATAGGCGGCCAGGACTCCAAGATCATAATCCTCCGGGATGGAGTCGTCGTGGATTTCGCCATGAACAGCGTGTGCGCCGCGGGTACAGGGTCGTTCCTGGACAGGCAGGCATCGCGCCTGGGGATCCCCATAGAGGAGTTCGGGACCATAGCGCTCAGGTCGAAGAACCCGGTCCGCATAGCGGGGCGGTGCGCGGTATTCGCCGAATCCGACATGATCCACAAGCAGCAGGTCGGTCACACGGTAGAGGACATCGTGTGGGGGCTGTGCCAGGCGCTTGTCAGGAATTACCTGAACAACGTGGGGAAAGGGAAGGAGATCAGGCCCCCTGTGGTGTTCCAGGGAGGTGTGGCGGCGAACGCCGGGATGAAGAAGGCGTTCGAGGAAGCGCTGGGCATGGAGGTGATCGTGCCGGGGGAGCACAAGCTGATGGGAGCGATCGGGGCTGCCATCCTTGCCAGGGAGGCACGCCCGAAACCCGCGACGTCGTTCAAGGGGTTCGATGTGGCGCGGCAGAGGTTCGTCTCCGGCGGTTTCGAATGTTCAGGGTGCTCCAACATGTGCGAGGTAACGGAGATCCGCTCGGGTGACAGCCTGGTCGCCAGGTGGGGCGGGCGCTGCGGGAAGTGGTCGTCGTAGCCTTCGTTTCGTTACCAGGTGAACCCATGGTATAATGACGTAGGCCGACTTGGGAGATGGTTTCTTAATGCCCTACCTGCAAGCGCTCATACTGAGGATACCCGGGCTGGTCGCCGGCTTCGCGTTCCACGAGTATGCGCACGCTCTGGTGGCCGACAGGCTCGGCGATCCCACGCCCAGGATGTACGGCAGGCTTACGCTCGAGCCGTGGGTGCACATGGACCCGTTCGGGACCCTGGCGCTGCTATTCTTCGGCTTTGGATGGGCGAGACCGGTGCCCATCAATCCGTATAACTTCAGGCGGGTCAGGGACGGGGTAATCAAGGTCTCGATCGCGGGACCCCTGATGAACATACTCGTCGCGGGTGTGTTCGCGGTGTTCATGCGCCTCGCTGCCTACATCGGCGGGATGTCCCTCCTGTACGACATAATGCAGAGCGGGTTTATCGTAAACGCCGGTCTCGCTGTCTTCAACCTCTTTCCGATCCCGCCGCTTGACGGCTCCAAGGTGCTTGCCGGGATCCTGCCGCGCGAGGCGGCGTCAGTATTTGAGCAGGCTGAACGATACGGCCCGCTGTTCCTGGTACTGATCCTCTCAACCGGGGTACTCAACGGTCTTCTGTGGGGGTTGACGAAGCTCCTGATGAGCGGGCTCTACGGGTGGGCGAGGGCGATTACCTGGTTCCTTCCGGTCCGGTGATTGGGGTGAAACCGTTGCTTCGTCCGGTCCAGGCTTTGCCAGTCAAGGTGGACGTGTTCGAGGGGCCTCTCGATCTCCTGCTTCACCTCATCGAAGACAACGAAATCGACATATACGACATCCCCATAGCAAGGATCACCGGGCAATACCTCGCGTACCTCCGCGCCATGGAAGAACTCGACCTCGAAATAGCCAGCGAGTTCCTGGTCATGGCGGCGACACTCATGGAGATAAAGACCAGGATGCTGTTGCCCAAAACCGTGACGGTGGGTGAAGAAGCCGGGGAGGCTGACCCGCGCAAGGAGCTCGTGGACATGCTCCTCGAGTACAAGCGCCTCAAGCAGGCGGCGGGCGAACTCAAGCGCCTCGCCGAGGACAGGTCGAAACGCGTCTTCCGCGTCGCGGCCTCGCCGGTGTTGGGACAGGAGAGGCAGCTGGACCTCGGTGACATACGGCTCTTCGACCTCGCCACGCGGTTCAAGATGATCCTGTCGAAAGCGAAGCCCGTTATATCCGAGATAGCCCGCGAGTCGTTCAGCGTACGCCAGAAGATGAGGTACATACTCCGGCAGGTCTCGGGGCTCGCGAAGGCTGGCGCCCTGACGTTCACGCGGCTCGTGTCGTCCGCGATAAGCAGGCGGGAGGTGGTCGTCACCTTCCTCGCGCTGCTCGAGCTCGCGAGGCGGCGCCGGGTGAGGGTCGAGCAGGAGGGGCTGTTCGGCGAGGTAAGGATATACGCGGCGGGGGCCGCCCCTGAAGCCACCGGCACGGAAGGATGAATGAGGTGAACTCAACCGAAGCGGCTGCCGCAATCGAGGCATTGCTCTTCGTAACCGATTCACCACTATCTACGGAGAGGTTGAAAGAGATCCTCCAGGTTGACGACGCGGTGTTATCCGAGGCCATCGCCGCGCTCGACGAGAGATGTTCGCGGCCCGGGTCGGGAATCGAAATCCAGCGGGTTGCCGGCGGGCTACTGCTGGCCACGAGGCCCCACCTCTCGGGATACGTTGAGAAACTCGTCCGTACAAGGCCTACCGCGCTGTCGCAGGCGGCCTTCGAAACGCTCGCCATCATCGCATACAGGCAGCCGGTGACTCGCACCGAGATCGACGCCATCCGCGGCGTCAAGTCCGACAGCGCCATAAACACGCTCCTCGAGCGGAACATGATCAAAGAGGTCGGCCGCAAGCAGGTCATCGGCAGGCCGATGCTCTACGGTACAACGCGGGAGTTCCTCAAGCACTTCGGGCTGAATTCGGTCGAGGAACTTCCGGAAGTACGCGTCGACGAGAGCGGCGACTAGTCGAACCCCGTGACTAATCCCCCATGCCTGGGAAATACTAGAAGGCGAGATGAGCGTTCCCTTTAGAGGGAACGGGCGGGGGGAGCCCTCTTGCAGATCCACTTGAACGGCGTCGCGCTGGCCCTGGTCATGGCCGGGGCTTTTGTCGTCGTTGTGGCACTGTCCCCGCTCTCGCTCAGGTTGACCCTCGCTGTACGCGGTCTTGGCGCCAGCGTGACTACCGAGATAACCGCGTTCTGGGGGTTACTCAAGTTCAAGGGTCCGCGCCCCGCGCCCGGCGAAACCGCACGCCCACGAGCGCCCGTCCGGCTTCGCTCGTTGGGCCGGGCGGATTACGAGCGTGCGCTCCGGTACATCCTCGCCAGGGCGAGCTGCAGGCGCCTGTCGGCCAGGGTCGCGTTCGGCACCGGCGACGCGGCCTCTACTGGTATCGGCGCGGGGATTGTATGGGCCGTCGCCGGCGCCGCTGTCGCGGTCGCCAGGGAATTTGTCGGAGAATGGGACTGCGTCCCCGCCGTGAGCGTCGTCCCGTTTTTCCACGGCGCCGCACTCGAAGCCGACTTCGACTGCATACTGGCAATCCGCACGGGCCATGCTATCTTTGCCGCGCTTGGTTTGGCTTTGAGGGCGATGAGGAGGGCAACTTTCCGTGGAAGAGCATCCCATCCAGGGCCTGATGAAGACAGCGATGGAGAGCATCAAGGACATGGTGGACGTCAACACCGTGGTAGGTGACCCTGTCGAAGCCCCCGATGGTAGCGTGATCGTGCCCGTCTCCCGGGTCACGTTCGGTTTTGCAGCGGGCGGCGGCGATTTCGAGGGCGGCCGTGAAGGTGGAGGCGGAAAGAACGGGGATTCCGGGGACGGGGCGGCGCATCCGTTCGCGGGCGGTAGCGGTGCGGGCGTTTCCGTCCAGCCCGTGGGATTCCTCGTGGTCGGACAGGGGACCGTCCGGATGCTTCCTGTCCATGGAGGGGCGGTGGTCGATCGTTTTATAGAAATGGCGCCGGGCATCCTGGCGCAGCTCAAGACGATGCTCCGCAGGGACGGGGAGGCGACACAGAACGTGGTCGTGACCCCGGCCGCACCGGGTACTGAAGCCGGCCACGACACGCCCGGCACTACGCGAGGCGCGGGCGGAGGCATGGCGGGTGGCGGGCGCATCGTCACGCCATAGTATGGCGTCCACAGCATGAGGCCGATCTGGAAAGGCTCGATCTCGTTCGGACTGGTGACCATCCCTGTCCGCCTTTACGCTGCCACCGAGCGCAAGGACCCGAAGTTCAACTACCTTCACCAGCCCTGCGGTTCCCCCGTCAGGTACTTGAAGTGGTGCCCGTACTGCAATCGCGAGGTGCCCGCCGAGGAGATCGTGTGGGGGTACGAGTACGAAAAGGGGCGCTACGTACTCCTCAATGAGGAGGATCTCAACATGGTTCCGGCACCCGAGGCGAGAGCGCTTACTATTGAGGACTTTATCGATATCCGCGAGATTGACCCCATCTATTACGACAAGACCTACTTCCTTGAGCCGGGTGACGGTGGGGCCAGGGCATACGCCCTTCTGAGGCAGGCGATGCTGGACCGCGGTCGAATCGCGCTGGCGCGCGTCGCCCTCAGATCCAGGGAAACCCTCGCTACCATCAGGGTGTACGGCGGTCAAGTGCTCGTCATGGAGACCATGATGTGGCCCGACGAGATCCGCGACACCGCCGGCCTGCAGATTCCCGCTCTCGGAGATGTGGACCGGCGGGAGGCGCAGATGGCCCAGACCCTCGTGGACACGCTCTCGGCGCCCTTCGAGCCGGCGCGATACCGGAGCAGGGGCAGGGAGCGGCTGGTGGAGCTGATAGAGGCCAAAGTCCAGGGGCGGGAGATCCAGGAGCCGCGGCTTCCGGAGGCGGCGAAAGTCGTTGACCTCATGGAGGCGCTGAAGAAGAGCATCGCACGGGCAGGTGAAGGGCGCCCCACTTCGCCGGCCGCTGAAGCCGGCGGGGCGGCAGGCGAGCGTGCCGGCGGATTACCGCACTGATGTGCGCAGCCGAGATCGACCCCGTGTCGGGCCCGGTACCCCCGATGCTCGCCACCCCTGTCGAGAAACCATTTGATTCTCCGGACTACGCCTTCGAGCTGAAATGGGATGGGTACCGCGCCATTGCCTTCGTAGGTGCGCGGGACGGCCGAGGTGTCACGCTGCAGAGCCGGAACCTGAGAGACATAACCTCCGAGTTTCCGGGGCTCGCGGGTATTCACCGCAGGATCAGCGGGGGGCGCGCCACGCTCGATGGGGAGATTGTGGTAATGAAGGGCGGGAGGCCCAGTTTCCAGGCGCTCCAGCACCGGGAGGAACCGCCGGTGTACGTGGCGTTCGACATTCTCAGCCTGAACGGGAAGAGCCTGCTGGAGCAGCCGTTCGGGGAACGTAGACGAGTTCTCGAGGATTCGGTCCAGCCCGGCGGCGACATCATCCTCTCCAGCACATTCGAGAGAGAGGGCGTGAGGCTCTACGAGACTGCGTCGGAACGCGGCCTTGAGGGTATAGTGGCGAAGCGGCTCGACAGCCCATATGTGCCGGGAAGACGCAGCTCCTACTGGTTGAAAATCAAGGCCAGGCGCGCCGCGGACTGCGTCATCGGGGGGATCAACAGGGGCGTGGGGACTCCTGTGGGATCCCTCGCCGTGGGACTCTATGACGGTGATGAGCTTATCTACGTTGGGAGTGTGGGGGCGGGGCTTACCGATGCCGTCCGCCTCGATCTGCTCTCGCGGCTCAAGGCCGCGGAGGCGCCGCCGTTCTCATTCGGCCGCCGCGGCATCCCGCGCGAGGTCCGGGGGGCATTCTGGGTGGGGCCGGATACCGTCTGCGAGGTGGGATACGCGGAAATGACGAAAGACTTGAGACTC encodes:
- a CDS encoding 2-hydroxyglutaryl-CoA dehydratase translates to MSLYLGIDVGSVSTDVALIDPRNGLVAGAYLMTRGQPIRVVQEALDEIAAAATVPHEISGVGTTGSGRHLAAAIVGADAVKNEITAHAVAALARVPDARTVIEIGGQDSKIIILRDGVVVDFAMNSVCAAGTGSFLDRQASRLGIPIEEFGTIALRSKNPVRIAGRCAVFAESDMIHKQQVGHTVEDIVWGLCQALVRNYLNNVGKGKEIRPPVVFQGGVAANAGMKKAFEEALGMEVIVPGEHKLMGAIGAAILAREARPKPATSFKGFDVARQRFVSGGFECSGCSNMCEVTEIRSGDSLVARWGGRCGKWSS
- a CDS encoding site-2 protease family protein, with protein sequence MPYLQALILRIPGLVAGFAFHEYAHALVADRLGDPTPRMYGRLTLEPWVHMDPFGTLALLFFGFGWARPVPINPYNFRRVRDGVIKVSIAGPLMNILVAGVFAVFMRLAAYIGGMSLLYDIMQSGFIVNAGLAVFNLFPIPPLDGSKVLAGILPREAASVFEQAERYGPLFLVLILSTGVLNGLLWGLTKLLMSGLYGWARAITWFLPVR
- a CDS encoding segregation/condensation protein A; protein product: MLRPVQALPVKVDVFEGPLDLLLHLIEDNEIDIYDIPIARITGQYLAYLRAMEELDLEIASEFLVMAATLMEIKTRMLLPKTVTVGEEAGEADPRKELVDMLLEYKRLKQAAGELKRLAEDRSKRVFRVAASPVLGQERQLDLGDIRLFDLATRFKMILSKAKPVISEIARESFSVRQKMRYILRQVSGLAKAGALTFTRLVSSAISRREVVVTFLALLELARRRRVRVEQEGLFGEVRIYAAGAAPEATGTEG
- the scpB gene encoding SMC-Scp complex subunit ScpB, with product MNEVNSTEAAAAIEALLFVTDSPLSTERLKEILQVDDAVLSEAIAALDERCSRPGSGIEIQRVAGGLLLATRPHLSGYVEKLVRTRPTALSQAAFETLAIIAYRQPVTRTEIDAIRGVKSDSAINTLLERNMIKEVGRKQVIGRPMLYGTTREFLKHFGLNSVEELPEVRVDESGD
- a CDS encoding DUF2953 domain-containing protein, with protein sequence MQIHLNGVALALVMAGAFVVVVALSPLSLRLTLAVRGLGASVTTEITAFWGLLKFKGPRPAPGETARPRAPVRLRSLGRADYERALRYILARASCRRLSARVAFGTGDAASTGIGAGIVWAVAGAAVAVAREFVGEWDCVPAVSVVPFFHGAALEADFDCILAIRTGHAIFAALGLALRAMRRATFRGRASHPGPDEDSDGEHQGHGGRQHRGR
- the ytfJ gene encoding sporulation protein YtfJ is translated as MEEHPIQGLMKTAMESIKDMVDVNTVVGDPVEAPDGSVIVPVSRVTFGFAAGGGDFEGGREGGGGKNGDSGDGAAHPFAGGSGAGVSVQPVGFLVVGQGTVRMLPVHGGAVVDRFIEMAPGILAQLKTMLRRDGEATQNVVVTPAAPGTEAGHDTPGTTRGAGGGMAGGGRIVTP
- a CDS encoding Ku protein: MRPIWKGSISFGLVTIPVRLYAATERKDPKFNYLHQPCGSPVRYLKWCPYCNREVPAEEIVWGYEYEKGRYVLLNEEDLNMVPAPEARALTIEDFIDIREIDPIYYDKTYFLEPGDGGARAYALLRQAMLDRGRIALARVALRSRETLATIRVYGGQVLVMETMMWPDEIRDTAGLQIPALGDVDRREAQMAQTLVDTLSAPFEPARYRSRGRERLVELIEAKVQGREIQEPRLPEAAKVVDLMEALKKSIARAGEGRPTSPAAEAGGAAGERAGGLPH
- a CDS encoding ATP-dependent DNA ligase; the encoded protein is MCAAEIDPVSGPVPPMLATPVEKPFDSPDYAFELKWDGYRAIAFVGARDGRGVTLQSRNLRDITSEFPGLAGIHRRISGGRATLDGEIVVMKGGRPSFQALQHREEPPVYVAFDILSLNGKSLLEQPFGERRRVLEDSVQPGGDIILSSTFEREGVRLYETASERGLEGIVAKRLDSPYVPGRRSSYWLKIKARRAADCVIGGINRGVGTPVGSLAVGLYDGDELIYVGSVGAGLTDAVRLDLLSRLKAAEAPPFSFGRRGIPREVRGAFWVGPDTVCEVGYAEMTKDLRLRQPSYLRLREDKHPRECDFVQIFPDRPAER